A single region of the Pseudorhodoplanes sp. genome encodes:
- a CDS encoding ABC transporter ATP-binding protein has translation MTLLSVHDIGITFGGVKAVDGVSFSVEEGEIFAIIGPNGAGKTTLFNIISGVYVPKRGRVSLRGEDVTALEPHLLARHGLSRTFQNLQIFFRMTALENVMVGRHLHESHNTLAHLFPLPSVRRQNEITREKAQELLDFVGLSSAASRIAGTLPYGGLRRLEIARALATEPKILLLDEPAAGCNTAEADDLDLLIQKIAASGVTVVLVEHNMKLVMKISSRIHVLDQGRTLTEGKAAEVRANEAVIAAYLGTAEAHRAQD, from the coding sequence ATGACCCTGCTCAGCGTCCACGACATCGGGATCACCTTTGGCGGCGTCAAAGCCGTCGACGGCGTGTCGTTCTCCGTCGAGGAAGGGGAAATCTTCGCGATCATCGGCCCCAACGGCGCCGGCAAGACCACCCTGTTCAACATCATTTCCGGGGTCTATGTCCCGAAACGCGGCCGGGTGTCTCTGCGCGGTGAAGATGTCACCGCCCTAGAGCCACATCTTCTCGCCAGACACGGCCTGTCGCGCACCTTCCAGAACCTGCAGATCTTCTTTCGCATGACCGCGCTGGAAAACGTCATGGTCGGGCGGCATCTGCATGAAAGCCACAACACGCTGGCGCATCTCTTTCCTCTGCCCTCGGTGCGGCGGCAGAACGAGATCACCCGCGAGAAGGCGCAAGAGCTTCTGGATTTTGTCGGCCTGTCGTCTGCGGCATCACGCATCGCCGGCACCCTGCCCTATGGCGGCTTGCGCCGGCTTGAAATCGCGCGGGCGCTGGCGACGGAGCCGAAAATATTGCTGCTCGACGAGCCGGCCGCCGGCTGCAACACGGCCGAGGCCGACGATCTCGACCTGCTCATTCAAAAGATTGCGGCATCCGGCGTAACCGTCGTGCTCGTCGAGCATAACATGAAGCTGGTGATGAAGATTTCCAGCCGCATTCATGTGCTGGATCAGGGCCGCACGCTCACCGAAGGCAAGGCCGCGGAGGTGCGCGCCAACGAGGCGGTGATCGCCGCCTATCTCGGCACCGCGGAGGCGCATCGTGCTCAGGATTGA
- a CDS encoding LLM class flavin-dependent oxidoreductase → MGAGAADTQPPMRLSYFSVQDHYPDRARTVTELYAQVLRQGELADQLGYDAFFVAEHHFHEYGTVPNPAVMLSALAQRTRTLRLGPAISVLTFHHPLTVAESYAMVDVLSNGRAILGVGSGYLKHEFEGYAVAPAEKRTRFDENLAVLKLALSGKRFSYEGVYHTVKDVQLNVVPVQPAIPIYVAILAREAAYHVGKQGNNIVCVPYASLDRFADMTAFVGEFKKGRSESSVPPQPYDNIFAFHTHVAESDEACRKNAADAFDLYVATRLYAKRQTYDDIMRSELGLFGSVDTVVDKIVELYRMGVTHIMTLQNFGFLAEAKVHDSMRLMAEEVMPRVARRIGQSAAA, encoded by the coding sequence ATGGGCGCCGGCGCGGCTGACACGCAACCTCCGATGCGTTTGTCCTATTTCTCGGTGCAGGACCATTACCCTGATCGCGCCCGCACCGTTACCGAACTTTACGCACAGGTGCTGCGCCAGGGCGAACTCGCGGACCAGCTCGGCTATGACGCCTTCTTCGTCGCCGAGCATCACTTTCACGAATACGGCACGGTGCCGAACCCGGCGGTAATGCTGTCGGCGCTTGCGCAGCGCACGAGGACATTGCGGCTCGGCCCAGCCATCTCCGTCCTCACCTTCCACCATCCGCTCACCGTCGCCGAGAGCTACGCGATGGTGGACGTGCTCTCGAACGGCCGCGCCATTCTCGGCGTCGGTTCCGGATATCTGAAACACGAATTTGAGGGCTACGCCGTGGCGCCGGCGGAAAAGCGCACGCGTTTCGACGAAAATCTCGCTGTCCTGAAACTGGCTCTGTCGGGGAAGCGCTTCAGTTATGAGGGCGTGTATCACACCGTCAAGGATGTGCAGCTCAACGTCGTGCCGGTGCAGCCCGCGATCCCGATCTATGTCGCGATCCTGGCGCGCGAGGCCGCCTATCATGTCGGCAAGCAGGGCAACAATATCGTCTGCGTGCCCTATGCTTCGCTCGACCGTTTCGCTGACATGACCGCCTTTGTCGGCGAGTTCAAGAAGGGCCGCAGCGAGAGCAGCGTCCCGCCGCAGCCCTATGACAACATCTTCGCCTTCCACACCCATGTCGCCGAGAGCGACGAGGCCTGCCGGAAGAACGCCGCCGACGCCTTCGATCTCTATGTCGCCACCCGCCTCTACGCGAAGCGGCAGACCTATGACGACATCATGCGCAGCGAGCTCGGCCTGTTCGGCTCGGTCGATACCGTCGTCGACAAGATCGTCGAGCTCTATCGGATGGGCGTCACGCATATCATGACCCTGCAGAATTTCGGCTTCCTCGCCGAAGCGAAGGTGCATGACTCGATGCGGCTGATGGCGGAGGAAGTGATGCCACGCGTCGCCCGGCGCATCGGCCAATCCGCCGCGGCGTGA
- a CDS encoding IclR family transcriptional regulator, with protein sequence MIKKQQQGIQSVEIGARVLKALAAMPADASLKSIAEASGMAASTAHRYLVSLGRAGLVEQDPVSGQYGLGIGALEIGLTALGRIDAVKIGTAALTKLRSEVDANALLAVWGTHGATVIRFVEASQPVTVSVRVGSVMPLLTSATGRAFLAWRDDERVRKLASEEQARRSKQKLESIDADAIRNETRKRGLARVEGHLMAGISGLAAPILAHDGHAVMVLTAFGMQPVFDARWNGHVAETLRSIAAEASRRLGPPV encoded by the coding sequence ATGATCAAGAAGCAGCAGCAGGGGATCCAGTCGGTCGAAATCGGCGCGCGCGTCCTGAAGGCGCTGGCGGCGATGCCTGCTGATGCGAGTTTGAAGAGTATCGCGGAAGCGAGCGGCATGGCCGCGTCGACTGCGCATCGCTATCTCGTCAGCCTTGGGCGCGCGGGTCTCGTCGAGCAGGACCCGGTGAGCGGACAATATGGCCTGGGAATCGGCGCGCTGGAGATCGGATTGACCGCGCTCGGCCGCATCGACGCCGTCAAGATCGGAACCGCGGCGCTGACCAAGCTGCGCAGCGAGGTCGACGCCAATGCGCTGCTTGCGGTGTGGGGCACGCATGGCGCGACCGTGATCCGCTTTGTCGAAGCAAGCCAGCCGGTGACGGTCTCCGTGCGCGTCGGCTCAGTCATGCCGCTGCTGACATCGGCGACCGGCCGCGCCTTTCTCGCCTGGCGCGACGATGAGCGCGTTCGAAAACTTGCATCGGAAGAGCAGGCGCGGCGCTCGAAGCAGAAACTTGAATCAATCGATGCCGATGCGATCCGCAACGAGACGCGCAAGCGCGGACTGGCGCGCGTCGAAGGTCATCTGATGGCCGGCATTTCCGGACTGGCGGCGCCGATCCTCGCGCATGACGGCCATGCTGTGATGGTGTTGACCGCGTTCGGCATGCAGCCCGTGTTCGATGCACGCTGGAACGGACACGTGGCGGAGACATTGCGCAGCATCGCTGCCGAAGCAAGCCGTCGCCTGGGGCCGCCGGTCTGA
- a CDS encoding ABC transporter substrate-binding protein, giving the protein MKRSLSRLFAAAAFCIAASSAQAEIKIGAVLSVTGPASFLGDPEKKTLEMYVADINAKGGVNGQQIKLFVYDDASDPNQARTFGTRLIEQDKVDALLAGSTTATTMAIIPLAEDAEIPLINFAGAVQAVHPVKKWIFKTPHTDLMACEKIFEDLKKRNLTKIAMISGADAFGKSMHSQCMTVTKKYGIEVVHEETYQPRDNDMTPQLTNIKGKAGVQAVVNPGFGQGPAIVTRNYRQLGIPYPLYQSHGVGSKQFIELAGPAADGVRLPAAALLVAEKLPDNDPQKKVVVDYKKTYEAKTGQPVSTFGGHMYDGLMILVDAMKRAKSADKAKVRDEIEKTRNFMGTGGVVNMSPTDHLGLDLSAFRMLEIKNGDWTLVAAGS; this is encoded by the coding sequence ATGAAACGTTCGCTATCCAGGCTGTTTGCGGCTGCTGCCTTTTGCATTGCAGCAAGTTCCGCGCAGGCCGAAATCAAGATCGGCGCCGTGCTGTCCGTCACCGGCCCCGCCTCGTTCCTGGGTGATCCCGAGAAGAAGACCCTGGAAATGTATGTCGCCGACATCAACGCCAAGGGCGGCGTCAACGGCCAGCAGATCAAGCTGTTCGTCTATGATGATGCCAGCGATCCCAACCAGGCCCGCACCTTCGGCACCCGCCTGATCGAGCAGGATAAGGTCGATGCCCTGCTCGCGGGCTCCACCACCGCGACCACCATGGCGATCATTCCGCTCGCCGAAGACGCGGAGATTCCGCTGATCAATTTCGCCGGCGCGGTGCAGGCAGTGCATCCGGTCAAGAAATGGATCTTCAAGACCCCCCACACCGACCTCATGGCCTGCGAGAAGATTTTCGAGGATCTCAAGAAGCGCAACCTGACCAAGATCGCCATGATCTCCGGCGCGGATGCCTTTGGCAAATCGATGCATAGCCAGTGCATGACCGTGACCAAGAAATACGGCATCGAGGTCGTGCACGAGGAAACCTATCAGCCGCGCGACAACGACATGACGCCGCAGCTGACCAACATCAAGGGCAAGGCCGGCGTGCAGGCCGTGGTCAATCCCGGCTTCGGCCAGGGCCCGGCGATCGTGACGCGCAATTATCGTCAGCTCGGCATTCCCTACCCGCTCTATCAGAGCCATGGCGTCGGCTCGAAGCAGTTCATCGAGCTGGCGGGCCCTGCCGCCGACGGAGTGCGTCTGCCGGCTGCCGCCTTGCTGGTCGCGGAAAAGCTGCCCGACAACGATCCGCAGAAGAAAGTCGTGGTCGACTACAAGAAGACCTACGAAGCCAAGACCGGCCAGCCGGTCTCGACCTTCGGCGGCCATATGTATGATGGCTTGATGATCCTGGTGGACGCGATGAAGCGCGCCAAGAGCGCCGACAAGGCGAAAGTCCGCGACGAGATCGAGAAGACCAGGAACTTCATGGGCACCGGCGGTGTCGTCAACATGTCGCCCACCGACCACCTGGGTCTCGATCTCTCGGCCTTCCGCATGCTGGAGATCAAGAACGGCGACTGGACGCTGGTCGCGGCCGGGTCGTGA
- a CDS encoding polysaccharide biosynthesis/export family protein, with translation MSAIAIIGLVAGGCDGPRGTVSAADAMASAQQASVYRLSPGDKVKVTVFNEPDLTGEFQVNDSGNVAFPLAGEVPAAGQSVDEFKGSLTRTLNGRYVKNPRVAVEVVTYRPFNVVGEVRNAGQYPYRPGMTVQDAVAMAGGYTYRANTRTLYVRRADASGERTVRTDGERVTVLPGDNIRVPERYF, from the coding sequence GTGAGCGCGATCGCTATCATCGGATTGGTCGCCGGCGGATGCGATGGGCCGAGAGGAACAGTCTCGGCGGCAGACGCCATGGCGAGCGCGCAACAGGCATCTGTGTACCGGCTCTCGCCGGGCGACAAGGTCAAGGTGACGGTCTTCAACGAGCCGGACCTGACGGGGGAATTTCAGGTCAATGATTCCGGCAATGTCGCTTTCCCGCTGGCGGGTGAAGTTCCCGCTGCGGGACAGAGCGTCGACGAGTTTAAGGGGTCGCTGACCAGGACGCTCAACGGGCGCTATGTGAAGAACCCGCGCGTGGCGGTGGAGGTGGTGACTTATCGGCCATTCAATGTGGTCGGCGAAGTGCGCAATGCGGGACAATATCCGTATCGGCCGGGCATGACGGTGCAGGACGCCGTCGCCATGGCCGGAGGCTACACCTATCGCGCCAACACGCGCACGCTCTATGTGCGTCGCGCCGACGCCAGCGGCGAGCGCACGGTGCGAACGGACGGCGAGCGCGTCACGGTTCTGCCGGGCGACAATATCCGGGTGCCGGAACGCTACTTCTAA
- a CDS encoding enoyl-CoA hydratase/isomerase family protein — protein sequence MQQESAVLASAGLPGDIADAWRNAQPAISGDFARDARAFSAFWLEGAELRAKLPEKSRRNAAQAAASKLIFEAERTAREQFLAAHVESVYGKLTHDYRNFVRAEKLVYDAAKSFPGLTPAREVVARDDRKMLSEKDGFEIDQGIFLSRVLGHPVAGWHLLHAMLLPRAETTEHLQHFLKRGEIDLGAARVSRMGKASVLEMHNPRFLNAMDDSTSDPIEIATDLAILDPETMIAVLRGGVVENPKYAGKRLFSAGINLTLLYQGKISFLFYIRHLLGFENKWLRGLAKPDFSPDERVGQTIEKPWIAAVDGFAIGGGCQHLLVMDYILAASDAYMTLPARKEGIIPGASNMRLPRFVGDRIARQAIMYGRRLDCDSPEGRLICDEIAPPDQMDAALARVVEGLTSAGVVSAVANRRGFRVPQEPIDMFLNYASVYAREQAYCHFSPALIANLERNWNAQSRKV from the coding sequence ATGCAACAGGAAAGCGCAGTTCTTGCCAGCGCAGGCCTCCCCGGAGACATCGCCGATGCTTGGCGTAACGCCCAGCCCGCAATCAGCGGTGATTTCGCGAGGGACGCCAGGGCTTTCTCCGCGTTCTGGCTGGAAGGCGCCGAATTGCGCGCCAAATTGCCGGAAAAGTCGCGACGCAACGCGGCACAGGCGGCAGCCAGCAAGCTGATTTTCGAAGCCGAGCGGACCGCGCGGGAGCAGTTTCTAGCGGCGCACGTCGAGAGCGTCTATGGCAAGCTGACGCACGACTACCGGAATTTCGTGCGCGCCGAGAAACTGGTTTACGACGCCGCCAAGAGCTTTCCCGGCCTGACGCCGGCGCGTGAGGTGGTCGCGCGCGACGACCGCAAGATGCTGAGCGAAAAGGACGGTTTCGAGATCGATCAGGGCATTTTCCTGTCGCGTGTGCTGGGCCATCCCGTCGCCGGCTGGCATTTGCTGCATGCCATGCTGCTACCGCGCGCCGAAACGACCGAACATTTGCAGCATTTCCTGAAACGCGGCGAGATCGATCTTGGCGCGGCGCGGGTGTCGCGCATGGGCAAGGCGTCGGTTCTGGAAATGCACAATCCGCGCTTTCTCAATGCGATGGACGATTCCACTAGTGATCCGATTGAGATCGCAACCGATCTCGCCATTCTCGATCCGGAGACCATGATCGCTGTGCTGCGGGGAGGGGTCGTGGAGAACCCCAAGTATGCAGGCAAAAGGCTGTTCTCCGCCGGCATCAACCTCACTTTGCTGTATCAGGGCAAGATATCGTTCTTGTTTTACATCAGGCACTTGCTCGGATTTGAGAACAAATGGCTGCGCGGCCTAGCGAAACCGGATTTCTCGCCGGACGAACGCGTCGGGCAGACGATCGAGAAGCCCTGGATCGCGGCGGTGGACGGCTTCGCCATTGGCGGTGGCTGCCAGCATCTTCTGGTGATGGATTATATCCTTGCCGCGTCAGATGCTTACATGACTCTGCCGGCGCGCAAGGAGGGCATCATTCCGGGCGCGTCGAACATGCGGCTGCCGCGCTTTGTCGGCGACCGCATCGCGCGGCAGGCGATCATGTATGGGCGCAGGCTCGACTGCGACAGCCCGGAAGGCCGCTTGATATGCGACGAAATTGCCCCGCCAGATCAAATGGATGCGGCGCTGGCGCGGGTGGTGGAGGGGCTGACCAGCGCGGGCGTGGTGAGCGCCGTGGCGAACCGGCGCGGATTCCGCGTGCCACAGGAACCCATTGATATGTTTCTGAATTATGCGTCGGTTTACGCGCGGGAACAGGCCTATTGCCATTTCAGCCCGGCGCTGATCGCCAATCTCGAGCGGAACTGGAACGCGCAAAGCCGCAAGGTGTGA
- a CDS encoding cytochrome c family protein → MKQTLVAMILLAGLTATAQAQDAAAGEKVFAVCRACHQVGETAKNVVGPKLNGLIGRKSGSVEGYNYSEANKKSGITWDEATFAEYIKDPKAKIPGTKMVYAGLKDEKKIKDLTAFLKQFDASGKKQ, encoded by the coding sequence CACTTGTTGCCATGATTTTGCTTGCTGGATTAACCGCTACAGCGCAGGCCCAGGATGCTGCGGCCGGAGAAAAGGTCTTTGCGGTGTGCCGCGCCTGCCATCAGGTTGGAGAAACCGCAAAGAATGTCGTCGGCCCGAAGCTCAACGGTCTGATCGGTCGCAAGTCCGGATCAGTTGAGGGCTACAATTACAGCGAGGCCAACAAGAAATCAGGCATCACCTGGGACGAGGCGACATTCGCCGAATATATCAAGGATCCCAAGGCCAAAATTCCTGGCACCAAGATGGTCTATGCGGGGCTGAAGGATGAGAAAAAGATCAAGGATTTGACCGCTTTTCTGAAGCAGTTCGACGCCAGCGGAAAGAAACAGTAG
- a CDS encoding branched-chain amino acid ABC transporter permease, with the protein MRRLLKSGHSVVILTALLVAIIPFLVPSTFHLRIAALVFIFALAVVGLNLLMGFAGQVSLGHAGFFGIGAYAVAVGPAHFGIPSWAALLIGPLAAGGLAFLIGRPILKLRGHYLAVATLGMGLLIAMVFTNEARFTGGPDGMPVQRLELFGWRVRGSQSWYWLSGVTLVIASWIAVNIINSPTGRALRAIHDSEVASRVLGIDVARYKLIVFVISAVYAAVAGAYLALFDALVTPATAGFLRSIEFVTMAVLGGLGSILGSLVGAAVLVVLPQLLTVFHDYEHIALGLIMIVFMIFLPAGIVPSLARLIMRRLPSS; encoded by the coding sequence ATGCGGCGCCTCCTTAAAAGCGGTCACAGCGTTGTCATCCTCACGGCGCTTCTCGTTGCGATCATCCCGTTCCTTGTACCCTCGACCTTCCATCTGCGCATCGCCGCTTTGGTCTTCATCTTTGCGCTCGCGGTCGTCGGTCTCAATCTGCTGATGGGCTTTGCCGGCCAGGTCAGCCTCGGTCATGCCGGCTTTTTCGGCATCGGCGCCTATGCCGTCGCGGTCGGACCGGCGCATTTCGGCATTCCGTCCTGGGCCGCGCTGCTGATCGGCCCCCTCGCCGCGGGTGGTCTCGCTTTTCTCATCGGACGGCCAATTCTGAAACTGCGCGGTCATTATCTCGCCGTCGCAACGCTCGGCATGGGCCTGCTGATCGCGATGGTCTTCACCAATGAAGCGCGTTTCACCGGCGGTCCCGACGGCATGCCGGTGCAGCGCCTTGAGCTGTTCGGCTGGCGCGTGCGCGGATCGCAGAGCTGGTACTGGCTATCGGGCGTGACGCTGGTCATCGCCTCCTGGATCGCCGTCAACATCATCAACAGCCCGACCGGCCGCGCCTTGCGCGCCATCCATGACAGCGAAGTGGCGTCGCGCGTGCTGGGGATCGATGTCGCCCGCTACAAGCTGATCGTCTTTGTGATCTCGGCGGTCTATGCCGCCGTCGCCGGCGCCTATCTCGCGCTGTTCGACGCGCTGGTGACGCCCGCAACCGCCGGCTTCCTGCGCTCCATCGAATTCGTCACCATGGCGGTGCTCGGCGGGCTCGGCTCCATCCTCGGCAGTCTTGTCGGCGCCGCGGTTCTCGTCGTGCTGCCGCAATTGCTGACCGTGTTCCACGATTACGAGCACATCGCGCTCGGCCTTATCATGATCGTGTTCATGATCTTCCTGCCGGCGGGGATCGTGCCCTCGCTCGCCCGGCTGATCATGCGCAGGCTGCCGTCATCATGA
- the paaK gene encoding phenylacetate--CoA ligase PaaK — protein MLDKSAYVPYGLDPIEKGSRDEIAALQIERLKQTLRQAYDNVPAYRAKFDRHGVHPDDFRQLDDLRKFPFTTKQDLRENYPFGMFAVPRDKIVRIHASSGTTGKPTVVGYTQSDINTWADLMARSIRASGGRPGMKVHVSYGYGLFTGGLGAHYGAERLGCTVIPVSGGMTERQVQLIQDFEPDIIMVTPSYMLAILDEYRAKGVDPVASSLQIGIFGAEPWTNSMRREIETAFDMDAVDIFGISEVMGPGVANECVETKDGLHIWEDHFFPEVIDPATGEVLPDGEYGEIVFTSLTKEGMPVIRYRTRDLTRLLPGTARSMRRMEKITGRSDDMMIVRGVNVFPTQIEEQLLRCEGLSPHYQIELRRDQRLDVMRLLVEARPAHADEARRNAQAALLAAHIKNNIGVTAEVVVSDPGKVERSVGKARRIVDLRPRD, from the coding sequence ATGCTCGACAAGTCCGCCTATGTGCCTTACGGCCTTGATCCGATCGAAAAGGGCTCACGCGACGAAATTGCTGCGCTGCAAATCGAGCGTCTGAAACAGACGCTGCGGCAGGCCTACGACAATGTGCCGGCCTACAGGGCAAAGTTCGACCGGCATGGTGTGCATCCGGACGACTTCCGGCAGCTCGACGATCTGCGGAAATTTCCGTTCACCACCAAGCAGGATCTGCGCGAGAACTACCCCTTCGGCATGTTTGCCGTGCCGCGAGACAAGATCGTACGCATCCATGCGTCGTCCGGAACGACCGGCAAGCCGACGGTCGTCGGTTATACGCAGAGCGATATCAACACCTGGGCCGACCTGATGGCGCGTTCCATCCGCGCCTCGGGCGGGCGACCCGGCATGAAGGTGCATGTCTCCTACGGCTATGGCCTTTTCACCGGCGGGCTCGGCGCGCATTACGGTGCGGAGCGGCTTGGCTGCACGGTGATCCCGGTCTCCGGCGGCATGACCGAACGGCAGGTGCAGCTCATCCAGGATTTCGAGCCTGACATCATCATGGTTACGCCCTCTTACATGCTGGCGATCCTTGATGAATACCGCGCCAAGGGTGTCGACCCGGTGGCGAGTTCGCTGCAAATCGGGATCTTCGGGGCCGAGCCGTGGACGAACTCTATGCGTCGCGAAATTGAAACGGCGTTCGACATGGATGCCGTCGATATCTTCGGTATTTCCGAGGTGATGGGACCTGGCGTCGCCAATGAATGCGTGGAGACGAAAGACGGCCTGCATATCTGGGAAGACCATTTCTTTCCCGAAGTCATCGATCCGGCGACGGGCGAGGTGCTGCCCGATGGCGAATATGGCGAGATCGTTTTCACCTCGCTCACCAAAGAGGGCATGCCGGTGATCCGCTATCGCACCCGCGATCTGACGCGGCTTCTGCCGGGAACTGCGCGCAGCATGCGGAGGATGGAAAAAATCACCGGCCGGTCGGACGACATGATGATTGTGCGCGGCGTCAATGTCTTCCCGACGCAGATTGAGGAGCAACTTCTACGCTGTGAGGGCTTGAGCCCGCATTACCAGATCGAATTGCGGCGCGACCAGCGACTGGATGTCATGCGGCTGCTGGTGGAGGCGCGGCCTGCTCACGCCGATGAGGCTAGGCGCAACGCCCAGGCGGCGCTTCTTGCCGCCCATATCAAGAACAATATCGGCGTGACCGCCGAGGTGGTTGTCAGCGATCCGGGAAAAGTCGAGCGGTCGGTCGGAAAGGCCCGCCGTATTGTCGATCTGCGGCCCAGGGATTGA
- a CDS encoding branched-chain amino acid ABC transporter permease — translation MAEFLQFVFSGLTVGAIYALVAVGFTLIYNASDVINFAQGEFVMLGGMITVFAAAAGVPLPLAALLAVVVAVAVGLLLHRLAIEPARGASAVTLIIITIGASILLRGLAAVVFDKNFHSLPPFIGGGPWQIGGAALLPQSVVVLIGTGIIVVLLWLFMERTLIGKAMVAAAANRIAARLVGINISSVLALSFGLSAAIGAVGGILVTPITLTNYDVGTLLALKGFAAAMLGGMGNPLGAVVGGLIVGLLEAFGAGYISSQYKDAIAFLVILGVLFAMPQGLFGRAGVERV, via the coding sequence GTGGCCGAATTCCTGCAATTCGTGTTTTCCGGTCTCACAGTCGGCGCCATCTATGCGCTGGTCGCGGTCGGCTTCACGCTGATCTACAACGCCTCCGACGTGATCAACTTCGCCCAGGGCGAATTCGTCATGCTGGGCGGCATGATCACGGTCTTCGCGGCGGCCGCCGGCGTGCCGCTGCCGCTCGCCGCCCTGCTCGCGGTCGTCGTCGCCGTCGCCGTCGGTCTTTTGCTGCACCGATTGGCGATCGAGCCGGCGCGCGGCGCATCCGCTGTCACGCTCATTATCATCACCATTGGCGCCTCAATTCTGCTGCGCGGTCTCGCCGCCGTGGTGTTCGACAAGAATTTCCACAGCCTTCCACCCTTCATCGGCGGCGGCCCATGGCAGATTGGCGGCGCCGCCCTGCTGCCGCAGAGCGTGGTGGTGCTCATCGGCACCGGCATCATTGTCGTGCTGCTGTGGCTGTTCATGGAGCGGACATTGATCGGCAAGGCCATGGTCGCAGCCGCGGCCAACCGCATTGCGGCGCGGCTCGTCGGCATCAACATCTCCTCGGTGCTGGCGCTGTCCTTCGGGCTGTCGGCCGCCATCGGCGCCGTCGGCGGCATTCTGGTCACGCCGATCACCCTGACGAATTATGACGTCGGCACCCTGCTGGCGCTGAAAGGCTTTGCCGCCGCCATGCTGGGCGGCATGGGCAACCCGCTCGGCGCCGTGGTCGGCGGCCTGATCGTCGGCCTGCTGGAAGCATTCGGCGCCGGCTATATTTCCTCGCAATACAAGGACGCCATCGCCTTCCTCGTCATCCTCGGCGTGTTGTTCGCGATGCCGCAGGGACTGTTCGGCCGCGCCGGCGTCGAGCGGGTGTGA
- a CDS encoding ABC transporter ATP-binding protein, which translates to MLRIDRLVSRYDRIEALHGVSINVVAGEIVTLVGNNGAGKTTLLRAISGVQPIASGSVIFEGETINHMPAHVRVVRGIAQVPEGRQVFTPLSIADNLRLGAFARRDAHIARDLERVYSLFPVLAERRAQLAGGLSGGQQQMLAIGRALMSNPRLLLLDEPSMGLAPVLVEQILATLSSLRKDGVTILLVEQNVAAALAIADRAYVLETGRIVLDGMARDLARDPRVRDTYLGV; encoded by the coding sequence GTGCTCAGGATTGACAGGCTCGTCAGCCGCTACGACCGGATTGAGGCGCTGCACGGCGTGTCGATCAACGTCGTGGCCGGCGAGATCGTCACCTTGGTCGGCAACAACGGTGCCGGCAAGACAACGCTGTTGCGCGCGATTTCCGGCGTGCAGCCGATTGCGTCGGGCTCGGTCATCTTTGAAGGCGAAACCATCAATCACATGCCCGCGCATGTGCGCGTGGTGCGCGGCATCGCCCAGGTGCCGGAAGGCCGGCAGGTGTTCACCCCGCTGTCGATCGCGGACAATCTTAGGCTCGGCGCCTTTGCCCGCCGCGACGCGCATATCGCCCGCGATCTTGAGCGTGTCTATTCATTATTCCCCGTGCTTGCCGAAAGGCGCGCGCAGCTGGCGGGCGGCTTGTCCGGCGGCCAGCAGCAGATGCTGGCGATCGGCCGCGCGCTGATGAGCAATCCGCGCCTGCTGTTGCTGGACGAACCGTCGATGGGCCTTGCCCCGGTACTGGTCGAGCAGATTCTGGCGACGCTATCGTCGCTGCGCAAAGACGGCGTCACCATTCTCCTGGTGGAGCAGAATGTCGCCGCCGCTCTCGCCATCGCCGACCGCGCCTATGTGCTGGAGACCGGCCGCATCGTGCTCGACGGGATGGCGCGTGATCTCGCCCGCGACCCGCGCGTGCGCGATACGTATCTGGGGGTGTGA
- a CDS encoding endonuclease domain-containing protein, which yields MSRFNRTLDKTGLARKLRRDGTDVEMRLWQRLRNGQICNTHFRRQHPAGRYILDFYCPALALAVELDGGQHTQMGIRDRERDDWLKQRGVTVLRFWNSDVTENLNGVLEVIAAKIGELSSAPVQYRPRWHSPRVSDPHPALTRRPPPFRGR from the coding sequence ATGTCCCGCTTCAATCGCACGCTCGACAAAACGGGCCTTGCCCGAAAATTGCGTCGCGACGGAACTGATGTGGAGATGCGCCTGTGGCAGCGGCTGAGAAACGGCCAGATATGCAACACGCATTTTCGCCGACAGCATCCAGCCGGGCGCTACATTCTAGATTTTTACTGCCCTGCTTTGGCCCTCGCTGTTGAGCTCGACGGAGGCCAACATACCCAAATGGGAATACGCGACCGCGAACGCGACGATTGGCTGAAGCAAAGGGGCGTGACAGTCCTCCGCTTTTGGAATTCGGATGTCACCGAAAACCTGAACGGTGTACTGGAAGTCATCGCTGCGAAGATCGGCGAGCTAAGCTCAGCGCCGGTGCAGTATCGTCCGCGTTGGCACAGCCCGCGCGTTTCCGACCCCCACCCGGCGCTGACGCGCCGACCTCCCCCTTTCAGGGGGAGGTGA